The Centroberyx gerrardi isolate f3 chromosome 8, fCenGer3.hap1.cur.20231027, whole genome shotgun sequence genomic sequence cctcaagacagaaaataaaacactggaaagtgtagaatatgggacctttaaaatgcattttactTAAATGTCATCACGTCCCAAGGAAACAACGTCCACAGAGAAATCATGTTTTGACAGACTAAAACCGATCCACTGGTCTCTCCATTCCTTTGTAATTCACGATCATGAAGATTTCTTTTAATTAGGTCCAACTAGACATTGAAATCCATGCTGATTGCTGGATATTGTGCTCCATCCACATGAGCATTGCGTACAGTGTACAAATGTTGCTGCTGAGGAATCCCTTGCAAGATGTCTTAacataagatttttttttgtatatttttagtGTTCTCTCTTCAAAGCCTTTatgttgtctttttgtttctATGTTAGTTATTCTTAATCTCAAAGGTCTAATGCCCTGTGcatgtcaaaaacaaaaaataatgttcataaaacatttacaaagcTGTTTGCAGTTGTCAGAAATCATTTTCAACTACCAGTGTCTTTCCATCACATGAGTTTGCGTAGGGCAggcatccaaaaaaaaaaaaaagaaaacataatggCACCTCCACTTCAGTAAAATCAATATCACCTAATACCAATCATTTTGCCAAAATATTTCCTTTAAATCTTGATTAGTCTCTCACTTGCAAGAAGTGTGGACCATCATTGTTTCAACTTTGCTTTTGATTAGAGTAAAGGTCAGATTGCTTTTTCCCCTAGTGGACTTTACGCTGTGACCCAGTTTCCTCCACATAACTCTGGTATGGTGTGGCAGTTATATTTGGCTCAGTGGCTGACTGCATGTCCAGGGCAGCCCTGGTCAAGTTAGAGAACTTAaaactctttcttttctcactgCTTCAAGCTATCCAACACTTCTTCAATTCTTCCAACCTTATTTTCCTATTGAGTTCAATGAGAAAATACACATCGCCGAGTGGTGCCGATTAATTATTGTTAGCTTGAAGTAGGACACTGGATTAATTATTGAGCCAAaatgtatgttatattgtaccAGATTTCTGTGAGGACAAACAAAGCCAGTTGAAGCAACAAGGGCCATAATTGTTAATCCCTGCTGGGGCCATTGTCAGAGACTGATTATGTCTTACAGGAAGCATTTTCATTGCTGCTGTTAATGACATTTCTCTCTGTTAATATTGTAGAGGTTTACATTTACCTCAATACATaatcaaatatttgaaaaatttTTGATGGTACAATTTCCCCAAGGGgttcaataaagtgctatcttatcttatctcatcttatcttatcttaaacgATAATCAAATGATGCAATCATTTATTCAAAGTCGTACATGCATGGTGATCAAATATATTTGATTCAAGGTGATTTCTTATATTTTTAATACAGTCATATTATTGTTGACCCTATTCCCTTTTGCGATTGGACGAGAAGTATCACGTGGAGTTGCATCGTCATACCCGGAAGAATGACAAGTGTTGGCTGTTGCTAACAGCGGGTGAGTCTACTTTATTGAGTCTGGTCAAGAAATGGCTAACAATTTGTTTGAGCGCTATTTTGTCTACCAGCTCTTCTCTTGTACGTTATGTCTCTGTGTAAAAGTTGAAGAAAGTCTAAAGGCTGTATAGCGTTAGCCAGATAGCTCCAGATAGCCGGAGCTAAtgtgttagcttgttagccgtAGCCGTAGCCTGATCAGAGACCGTTaggccaaactccattcaaattctCACAATTGAATGTgtccttgcttatcggcaaagggCTATACCTCTTAAAATGAGACTCGATACCTTTACTAGATCGTGAGTTGACACTTTCCAATTCGGCATtcatataatccaccaagcagcactttatttcaataaatgttCAACTTTAAAACTGGTTCACCCTGCTCGCTGCTGCCTACTGCGGTGTGTTTTGATGGAGGGAGATTGTTAGAATAACAAGCGAATCAGCTATGAAAGTTTACAGTTTAtttaaataagtgctgcttggagGATTGTacgtatgccgaattgaagagtggatccTAACAATTCACTTAAGCTTTTCAGAAATAATGTATGAGCTCTGTGCGTTTAGCGATAacgaaggaaacaaacaaatttcCAGATCTTTGAATGGCATTCAGCTTGCTGTATTCTTCATACGAGAGAACGACACGTATCGATCACCAGAGCCACGTTTCTGCTGTCAGAAGAGGTGAACCTTGTTTTGTTAGTGAGTTGGTCAGCAACTTAGACCATCAGGGTAGCTAATGAGTGAATTATAAATGACCACTTTTTGATATATTTGAAATAACCACTTCTTGATTTGTTAAAATGGGGACAACAGAATTTGCCTTCCCTGCCTATAGTAGATTGAAGGATTGACTTAGCTGGCAATAACgttacaaataaataatattgcTATGGCTGGTTATTCAAAGTCGTTGTTAAACATGCTATAGGCACTAGTGTAATACACTGTGTCATAAAAACGTATCATGGGGGGCAGCAGTGTCCCGTCCTGTAACTGGTCTCAGGTTCGatcccagcagcagcctgtgtcCAAGTGTCctagagcaagacactgaacctttAACATCCATTTGTTTCTGCCAGGCATCTTATTGCAAAGAGGACACAGAGATTTGCTATGCCAGGATGGCATCCTACTTTGATGAGCATGACTGTGAGCCTACCAACCCTGAGGAACAGTATCGGCAGAACGCACTACTTGAACTGGCCAGGTGAggcacattttctttttccagcaTCACATTGACTAGTTAGTGGAGAACCAGgctctgactgactgttgtgtctttgtgtattaGGTCTTTAATGCAGGGCTTGGACATCGACTCAGGGGCGTTCGACCTGTCGGACTGGGACCAGCGTCTTCCTCCTCCGGCTGCCAAAACTGCAGTTCAAACCCTTTCTGTGGTTATCATTTCCCCAGAGCAAGCAGGTGACAGAAATTGGCTCAGTTCCATTAAGTGTGTTTTTACTTTCAGTtctatattcctataataacaCTGTCTGGCTGTGAAAGGCATTATGCATTAACATGGGGGCATTGGGTGCCTTTAAAGTATTTCAGTTAAGTAATTCTGATTGGGAAAGGCAGATGAGTAATGCTGTCCCCTTCCTCAACAGCTACTGTGAACATACCTtttagcaaggcacttaaaggaaaaaaacaccccaaaacacttaaaaagtagctattggcaatgtaccttaaAATTTGTTGATGCGTTTTTCTTATTCCAAAAAAGTACATCACACCACTTCATCACAATATAACTCTTAACAGTATCCGAGGATGGATTGTTCCTTCAGGTTCCCTACTGCTGCTCATTGGCCATGGATGCATTGGTCAGCTCCTTGTGTGAATGTATGcagctgtatgaatgtgaaagcagggtgttgctgggaAAGAGTATGCATGCTTAGCTCCcactccctggataaataaaggttagagAGATATTCAACCTGGCTGTCTTTCTTCTCACAGACAAAGGTCTCAAGTGTCCGGTGTGTCTGCTGGAGTTCGAGGAACAAGAGACGGTCCGAGAAATGCCTTGCAAACACCTCTTCCACTCAGGATGCATACTACCCTGGCTGGGGAAGGTAAAGCCCATGAATCTGTAATTCAAATGTTCATTCTGCACCGTACTTCCTCAGACCCGGAGTGGAAATGTGCGAGCGGGTGCCTAAAATTCCTTTTGACCcctttttttggtgttttccttttcttttaatCGCAGACCAACTCGTGTCCGCTGTGTCGACTTGAATTACCAACGGACAATCCAGAGTACGAGGAGTTTAAAAAAGACAAGGTGGGTCTGCAAATATGCATCGCTTTGGCCAAACTGTTCCTCGCGCTCTAACTGCTGTAACTGCTCTAACTGAATTGGGTTTCTGTGTCTTCCAGGAGAGAAGAAAGCAGCGGGAGCACAGGCTGGAGGACCTGCATGGGGCCATGTACACATGACAGGCGGGACGGCGTCTCGGTGCCGCGGTGCAGTCGATGGCCCAGGGCTCTACGGTGACATTTTCCCTTGAAAAAAACTTTTAAGGCCACAGGAAAGAACGTAGGAGCGTAAACACTGTAGAACTCTGTGACATTTCCCGTACTTTGCTTGCATTCAGTTAGGCGTGACTATGACAAAAATCGCTTTTTACCTTATTCCTTttttttgatatataatatctGAGCTTTAAATACACGCACAAACATCTGTTCAGCTGGGTTTGTTTTCCAACGAATATGAATCATTCAATGACAGGAATGCTACGCCAGCTTATACCGCTGGATAGTTTTaactctttctgttctctgccTTATAATCTCTTCATTTTTCCACAAATGTAATTGATCGAGCAAATCTGGAATCATTTTTCTCCTTCAGTTTTAATGTATCCCGTGTGGTTGTGTTGATTTCTGAGAAAGCATCGCCCATCAAGACTTTGGATACTATGCAGGGTTCACAGGCCATGTGGGCTCATTTGCCTCCGCACAGTTGCATTTAGATTTTGGACGTTTTCCTCAGGGACGTGTTAGCGGGATACACGGCCGTTGATGGACACATAGGCCGCCGCGGGGATCAAACCCGTGACGTTACGGGTTTTCGGAGAAAGCAACTAACACGACTAACATGGCCTGAGTCGGCTGGATGCTTGTACATCAAACGCAGAACCCCGGATTATAAAATCATGTTCCCTCTTCCAGAGATTCCTCCGATTTTTAGCTTTGCTTTGATGGAATATTTTGCAATTCTGTTATCGTGTTAGTATAAATCTGCCACTTAGGTCCGCGCTGGTCGTCTCTTGTTAACACTTGCCACTTGGACACtacagggtgtctgcaagtcCTGGGAAGGCTTAAAATGTTGTAAATCATTAACTAAAAGGTCTTGAATGCAGttaaatgtaacattttaagTCTTACATTCAGGTTTAGAGGTCTTGAAACTATATTCCAATCGTTGCCGACCTCTACAGCACttctcattttcatgtttattttactGTGAAATTGGTGTTTATTTCTAACTGGCAGTAAAAAGGTCTTGAATTTAACTTgatgaaacctgcagacaccctgcgTTAGACAAGGGGAAAAGTATCTTAATGTGTATTTCAGTTGCCTCCACTGTCAGTTTCCTGGAAAGCAAAGTCATTTGGGTTTTCGTTCCCCGTCCAGACAATTCAAACTGTTGTGTAACCATTCAGTGGATGCTACATTGAAAGGAAGTGTGTGAAATTGACCAACAGAACGAGGTCTGAATGGTAAGACATCCAGTATGGAAAGAGATAAGTGCCAGCAGACAATGTATTGCATCAAAGTAAATTTACAGAATGAGATTTGTAAGGTACAATTGGACATTGAACGCAATAGCTTGAAGTTGAATACGATTACTATTGAATTCAATTTTAACTATAATGTCAAATGAGGTTTTCCCAATTGAAATTCAGATTCAGCTTCCTGACACACACCCAGGCACAAGGGACTTTTATTCCCTGAGTGTCGACTGGAAGGCGGCTGCCTCTGCACCGGTCTCTTTCCATACTTCAGTCTCTAAAGGTTATTCTCAGAACGTACAGGCTCTATCAGTTCAGTGTAGTCGAGTATTTTGGTTTTCTCAGGTTCTGTTTTGAAATGCACTGGctttacattgttttgttttgttaaattgGAGTTGTGTTTTGGATGTCAAATGATTGTAAACCAGTAGTATGTAAACCAATGActtatttcaaaatatgttACATCTTCCATTATGTCATCTGCTCTGATAGAACTAGTTGTTGTGTCGGCAATAAGCAGATCTTGTTTATCACAAAAATAACCACCCAAACATTGATGTATTACTATGTATTACTAATACTATGGCACACTGTTTATTTTATAGTAAGTACTGTATGACTATGATGTTCTTTGACTTTTGTGTATTAAGCAGAATCATACTGATAATTttactgtcctgtcctgtataAGTTAACACAGTAGGCATTTACTGTGCTCAAAGAACCCACGCAAAACACTTgctaataatttatcatttttatttgatatttgaATATAAATCTCTGACAAAAGAAAATACCTAAATGATAGACAAATCATACATATTTACAGAATTTataaaaggaaacaaaatatTCTCTGCGTTGCCTTGTTTTTGGGATTTCACTGACTCTCCTCCATTACCATCAAATTGAGTAAAAGACATGTTTTACATCATTTTCaaacttagaaaaaaaagacttacatttttagtttttatagACATTTGTTTCTGCATTGCTGTTTTCTAGAGTTCAAGACATCTACAGGTCAGGCAGCCTTTTGTAAATGGGATTCTCTCATGAACAAACATACCGGAgctattttgattttttgacacaaataaaagaaaaacggGTTGTAAAGCCACTTTCATATTTTGGCCTGTCCAGTGGAAGATAGTAGAGATGCTGTCACAGAATAAATCCAACCCTGTGTGAGGGTTCGTACAAGCTGCCAGTTGAAGTCTAACCACGTGACTTGGTTACAGTATGGTGAGATAGGCTACATCGGAACACAAGATTCAACAGAAAAATCAATATTTGAACATGTCCATCTGGCACAGGATGAGGGATAAGGCTAAAACAAtcagtgcgcacacacacacacacacacaggagctaGTGTTTCTATCACACAACAGGAAGCCATCCAAATCCCATTTATTTCACCTGCAGCCGACACTGAGAAAAGCCATCAAAATTCCAGTGTAGACTCCAATCTTTTTTTGGCAAGAAGAGCAGGAGTTAGAAAAACCATCTTCGACACAGCTGCTGTACTTGTCAGGGTTCCTACAGGGTCTGGGAAGCTAATGccatcatttccaggtcttgaaaagtttgatatTTGCACAAAAACGTCTGGAAAAGTAGAAAAGAATCTTCAGACCTGACGCACGTATGACTACACATTTTATGTAGAAGTAGACACACTTCCGTTTCacatattttgatatttgttAAGTATTGGCCAGCCACTATCATACTCAACACTGGCCTGCGATATTAAAGCCTGGGAAATGTGCTGCATTTTGAGATTGAGAACATGTAGGAACCCTGCCTTCTCCGACATCAAGCCCACAGATGACAACAGAGGTAGGTGACGCGACAACTTCAAAATGTGTATTGCTGGCATCCAGTGGTTAGACAAAAGTTCAAAATGTACCAATACTACCCAGATGGCAGAACACTGTCAGCGGTTATGTAACATACTGCTGGAACTGATCACAGATGAGGAGGAACAGCCCACTACAAGAGTAACTTGAATCCCAACAGTGTGTAATCCAAGTGTGGAGTAATGTTCTCCACAAGGTGGAGCTAGTCGGCTTTAGTTTGAGCTTTCACCTTGGTGGGGTATTTTGGTGTTCAGCTAATTCTCACCTGTAATTAGCACACTGTTGATGAGAAGTTGGCAACGAGAAAGACTTATTTTTCAAGCATACAAAATGTTCAATATTTGAAATGTAACATAGTTTCAGTTTTCATAATGACCAGTGTCTTGTAATACGACTTGTACGATATTGCCTGGTTTTAACACTGTATTTGGACCATCATGACGCATTGTGACACCTAAAGGGTTAATGGCACAAGGTCTACAGGCATCAAATTCACTCACACCTCTCAATCAATTCCTCTGAACGAACCGACCTCCGTAACTCGCTGAGCAGGCTTCACATGACTATCTTTTAAAGAAAACCTAAACTCAAAAAATCAAATAAGGCTTCCGAGGGACCAGCCTGGAATCAAAACAGCTTGTGTCCACCATATGCTGAGGGTGTGGACAAAAAGTATGTTAATCTGTAAGTAAATGGGCTCGATGGATTGTATGGGTTTACCCTTTTCATAACCACTCACTTTTTTACTACGGGAAGTAGGTCGGTTCAAG encodes the following:
- the rnf181 gene encoding E3 ubiquitin-protein ligase RNF181, producing MASYFDEHDCEPTNPEEQYRQNALLELARSLMQGLDIDSGAFDLSDWDQRLPPPAAKTAVQTLSVVIISPEQADKGLKCPVCLLEFEEQETVREMPCKHLFHSGCILPWLGKTNSCPLCRLELPTDNPEYEEFKKDKERRKQREHRLEDLHGAMYT